A DNA window from Argiope bruennichi chromosome X2, qqArgBrue1.1, whole genome shotgun sequence contains the following coding sequences:
- the LOC129960458 gene encoding probable ATP-dependent RNA helicase DDX43, whose protein sequence is MEEYWDDGEEFLSPQPGISRNEQPNTRLNDAPPGRNYNSNSYNKEYSANGASNNFREGRPRNSDKDFSYRGRTFSRGGHNVRNWRANEESSRGGRNERKWRSKEESSEIQIHSKYTGRVIGRGGSKIQKLQNESGARIKILQNSDVDGSTSIRLTGSSEARQMAKTLIEELTVDFGNMSTNKNLCKFDNSGNTSSFTNKVKENEINSIIDWDELNKNYEEQRKKQLAALPKLKNNFYKEDPVVAAMTKHEIYQFRCEKNRMIVMNVDINDKKPIPNPITTFVQAFQHYPELLEKLKKQGFSKPSPIQSQAWPIIMSGYDLVGISQTGTGKTIAFLLPALIHIAGQTTFQEERVGPSCVILAPTQELAQQIEVEAKKYSYCNITSVCIYGGGGGSRRDQVNVVTKDVDIVIATPRQLNDLVNNKIIDVFGVTYVVLDEADHMLNMGFEYEIFKIFLGIRPDRQIIMTSTTWNKEIEKLAARYMTKPIEVNVGCSDLAAVHSVTQHVIFAEDEDRRAILEHFLASMKDDEKVIVFVNQKAVADDLSSDLILRGVKVQSIHGDREQVDREQALNDIKTGYVKILIATDVASRGFDIKGITHVFNMYFPQKIEDYVHRVGRTGRAGQTGTAISIFTQQDWMHAENFIKILKEANQSVPQKLYGMADHYKAWKRKKKAEIAEACKFRCGTFDLFPCLMLLSFL, encoded by the coding sequence atggaagaatattgGGATGACGGTGAAGAGTTTTTGTCTCCACAACCTGGAATTTCCAGGAATGAACAACCCAATACAAGACTGAATGATGCACCTCCAGGCAGAAATTATAATTCCAACTCATATAATAAGGAATATTCCGCCAATGGTGCCAGTAATAACTTCAGAGAAGGCAGACCTAGGAACAGTgataaagatttttcttataGAGGAAGAACATTTTCACGAGGCGGTCATAACGTGAGAAATTGGCGAGCAAATGAAGAATCTTCGCGAGGCGGTCGTAACGAGAGAAAGTGGCGATCAAAAGAAGAATCTTCCGAAATTcagattcattcaaaatatacagGGAGAGTCATTGGTCGTGGTGGctcaaaaatacagaaattacaaaatgaaagtgGCGCACGTATTAAAATCCTTCAAAATAGCGATGTAGATGGATCTACATCAATTCGTCTTACAGGATCGTCTGAAGCTCGTCAAATGGCTAAAACGCTGATAGAAGAATTAACCGTGGATTTTGGCAATATGTCAACAAATAAAAActtatgtaaatttgataattctgGAAATACATCATCTTTTACtaataaagttaaagaaaatgaaatcaactCAATCATTGACTGGGACGAGTTGAATAAAAACTATGAGGAACAACGCAAAAAACAACTTGCAGCgcttccaaaattaaaaaataatttttacaaagaagATCCAGTTGTAGCAGCAATGACTAAAcatgaaatatatcaatttagaTGTGAAAAGAACCGCATGATTGTGATGAATGTAGATATTAATGATAAGAAACCTATTCCTAATCCTATAACTACATTTGTGCAAGCCTTCCAGCATTATCCTGAATTATtggaaaaactgaaaaaacaagGTTTTTCGAAACCATCTCCTATTCAGAGTCAGGCTTGGCCAATTATTATGAGTGGTTATGATCTGGTTGGCATTTCCCAAACTGGTACTGGAAAGACTATAGCATTCTTGCTTCCAGCGCTCATCCATATAGCTGGACAAACTACCTTCCAAGAAGAACGTGTTGGGCCGAGCTGTGTTATTTTAGCTCCAACACAAGAATTAGCTCAACAAATCGAAGTTGAAgctaaaaaatattcctattgtAATATTACAAGTGTATGCATTTATGGTGGTGGTGGCGGCAGCAGAAGGGACCAAGTTAATGTTGTAACCAAAGATGTGGATATTGTCATAGCAACTCCAAGACAATTGAATGATCTTGTTAACAACAAAATCATAGATGTTTTTGGTGTCACTTATGTTGTTCTGGATGAAGCTGATCATATGTTAAATATGGGTTTTGAAtatgagatatttaaaatttttcttggtaTTCGTCCAGATCGACAAATCATAATGACCAGTACTACTTggaataaggaaattgaaaaattagcTGCTAGATACATGACAAAACCAATTGAAGTAAATGTTGGTTGTTCTGATTTAGCTGCTGTACACTCAGTTACCCAACATGTCATATTTGCTGAAGATGAGGATAGACGAGCaatattagaacattttttgGCTTCTATGAAAGATGATGAAAAAGTCATTGTGTTTGTTAATCAAAAAGCTGTTGCTGATGATTTATCAAGTGATTTAATATTGCGAGGAGTTAAAGTGCAATCAATTCATGGAGACAGAGAACAGGTGGACCGAGAACAAGCCCTCAATGACATAAAAACTggatatgttaaaattttgattgctaCTGATGTAGCTTCCAGAGGGTTTGATATTAAAGGCATAACACatgtatttaatatgtatttcccACAGAAAATTGAAGATTATGTTCATCGTGTAGGCCGAACTGGTCGTGCTGGACAAACTGGAACTGCAATATCTATATTTACTCAACAAGATTGGATGCATGCTGAGAACTTCATAAAAATCCTTAAAGAGGCTAACCAGTCAGTCCCTCAAAAATTGTATGGAATGGCTGATCATTACAAAGCTTGGAAAcgtaaaaaaaaagcagaaattgcTGAGGCTTGTAAGTTTCGATGTGGCACTTTTGATCTATTTCCCTGTTTAATGCTGCTATCTTTTCTGTAG